In the genome of Streptomyces lydicus, the window TGCACATCGCCGATCGCTGCGAATCCCGCGTTCAAGCGCCGCAGAACTGCCGGATTCTCGCCTCGCAGGGCACTCCCGATCCGATCCATCCGCCAGTCATCAACCATGGCCAGAACCTATCCGACCGCGACCATAGCCCCATCTGAGGATGTCGGAGCATCGCAGTCGCCCGCCATTTCTTAGTCCGGAAAAGGGATTCTGGGTGGGCTGACCGTTCTGCTCACCAAGTCTCCCAAGGTGGACACCGCGCCATCAGGCTCCGAGGAGAGACGGTGACAGCGCCGGCCGGACATACCTGAACATGCCCAGCGGCCGTGTCCCTGCCCCCGACAAGGCAGGGACACGAGTCATGCTCCGCTTCCACTGCGTCTTCCCAGCAGATCCGCCCGAGTCCTCGGCGAGCGCGACGAGGCAGGGCATGGTCAGCTGAGTCGGCCTTACGGACTGGAGGAACCGTGGGCATCCGGCCGACCACGGAGCCTCCGCAAAAACCCGTTGGCGGCCATGGCGACCACTGCTACTTTTCCGGAGGCCGTGCGAGAGAACGAGGAGGTGGTACCCGTGAACGCAGTATCGGCATGGGTGCTCCCCTCCGGGGTCACGGTCGGACGACAGGTCGTCCGGGAGCGCCGTTCAGAGCACTCCCGAAAGGCACGACCATGCGATTCACTTCCGAACAGCACCTCGACGACGGCGTCCTCGAACGCGAATTCACCCTCGACGAGATCCCCGGCGTCCTGTGGACGCCCAGATCCGCACCGGCCCCACTGATCCTGATCGGCCACAACGGCGGCTTGCACAAGCGGCACCCGCGGCTGGTGGCCCGGGCCCGGCACTACGCGGCGGAGTACGGCTTCGCGGTGGCCGCCATCGACGCCCCCGGGCACGGTGACCGGCCCCGTTCCGCCGTCGATGAGCAGGCCCGGGCCGACCTCCGCCGGGCGATGGAAGCCGGCGAGCCGGTCGACGAGATCGTCGACTCCTTCATCGTCCCGCTGGTCGAAAGGGCGGTCCCGGAGTGGCGGACCACCCTGGACGCCCTCCTTTCGCTGCCCGAGATCGGCGGCCGGGTCGGGTACGAGGGGATGACCGCCATCGGCATTCGGCTGGCGTCGGCTGAGCCGCGCATCTCGGCCGCCGTCTTCTTCGCCGGGGGATTCGTGCCCGGCGCCCTGCGTGAGGAGGCCCGGCAGGTCACCGTTCCGCTGCAGTTCCTGCTGCAGTGGGACGACGAAGGGGTGGAACGACAGTCGGCCCTGGACCTGTTCGACGCCTTCGGCACCAGGGAGAAGACGTTGCACGCCAACCTGGGCGGGCACGCCGGTGTCCCGTGGTTCGAGGTGGACGACGGGGCCCGGTTCCTCGCCCGGCACCTGAAGTGAGGCCGGGTCGTCAGGACCACGTGGGATGAGTCGGCGCTGCCGGGTGCCCGGCAGCGCTCAACCCCGCTATATCCGCGGCCTGTTGATCAGGCGGGAGAGCACGATCACGCTCTCGGTGCGGTCGATGACACAGGCGCCGCGGACCCGCTGAATGGCCTGTTCCAGGTGCGCGATGTCCTTGGCGAGCATGTGGAGCAACGCATCCGCGGCGCCGGAGACGGTGCACGCCTCGACGACTTCCGGAATCCCTTCCAGGTCGCGCTGCAGCTCTTCGGGGGTGGGATTGCCGTTGCAGTACACCTCCACGAAGGCCTCGGTCCGCCAGCCCAGCGCCTGGGTGTCGATGAGCGCGGTGAACCCGCGAATCGCGCCGCCGGCGACGAGGCGGTCCAGTCGCCTCTTGGCGGCCGGTGCGGAGAGCCCCGCCGCGTCACCGATCTCGGCATAGGTGCTCCGGGCGTTGCGCATCACACAACGGATGATCTCTTCGTCGATGGCGTCCACGCCGCTGACTCCAGGAAAGACAAGAAAGAGAGGAAAAGGAAAGAGACGACCCGCGCGGTGCGCAAGAAAACTCCGCAGCGGCTTTCAGAGGGCAAGAAATCAATTGCCATGGGCAAGGTATGGCGATTGATTGCGCCGCCGGCCCGACCATAGCATCCGGGCTCACCCACCGAGCCGCAGCGACGGGAGCCACCGCACATGACCCCAGCAGTGAGTGCCGAGGAGGCCGCCGCACTGGCGGCGATCGACGAGGAGGCCGTTTCCCGCATGCTGCGGGAACTGGTCGCCATCCCCAGCGTCACCGGGAGCGCCGCCGAGTCCGAGATGCAGCACCACCTCGCCGGACACCTCGACCGGCTCGGCCTCGACGTCGATCTGTGGTCCATGGACCTGCCCGCGCTCCGCGCGCACCCCGGCTTCCCCGGGACCGAGGCACCACGCGACGAGGCGTGGGGGCTGGTGGCGACGACCTCGGACGGCGGCGACGGGCCGACCATGATCCTGCAAGGCCATGTCGATGTCGTACCCCCCGGCGACCTCCGGCAATGGGAGGGCGATCCCTTCACCCCCAGGGTGGTCGGAGACGTCGTCCACGGCCGGGGCGCCTGTGACATGAAGGCCGGGCTGGTCGCCCATCTCGCCGCCCTGGCGGCGATCCGCGCCGGCGGGGTCAGGCTGCGCGGCCGGGTGGCCGCCCACTGCGTGGTCGGCGAGGAGGACGGCGGGCTCGGCGCCTTCGGCACCCTCCGGCGCGGACACACCGGTGACGCGTGCATCATCACCGAGCCGACGGGCGGCACGCTGGTGACCGCCAACGCCGGTGCGCTGACCTTCCGCATCGAGGTCCCGGGCCGCGCCACCCATGCCAGCACGCGCGACGCGGGAGTCAGCGCCATCGACGCGTACGCGCCCGTCCACCGGGCACTGGCGCGTCTCGAATCCCGGCGCAATGCGTCGGCCGACCCGCTGATGGCCGAGTACCCGGTTCCGTACGCGCTCTGTGTCGGCACGCTGCACGCGGGCTCGTGGGCGAGCAGCGTGCCGGATTGTCTCGTCGCCGAGGGCAGGCTGGGCGTCCGGCTGGGCGAGGACCCCGCCGAGGCGATCGCCGACTTCGAGGACTGTGTGGCGGAGGCCTGTGCGGACGACCCCTGGCTGCGCGCTCACCCGGCGGTCGTGACCTGGCCCGGCGGCCGATTCGCCAGTGGCCGGCTGCCCGCGGGCCATCCGCTTTCGGAGCTGGTCCGAGGCGCACATGCCGACGCCGTGGGCGGGCCGTCGATCCGCGAGCGCGGCGCGCCCTACGGAAGCGACCTGCGCCTGTACGCCGCGGCGGACATCCCGACGCTGCAATTCGGGCCCGGCGACGTTCGGTTGGCGCACAGCCCCCGCGAGCAGGTGTCCGTATCCGAGGTCGTCGCGGTGGCCCGCACCCTCGTCCTCGCGGTGCTGCGCAGCGTCGGCACTCGATAGACCGGATGGGCCAGACAGCCGGATGGGCCGGATGGGCGGATGGGCGGATGGGCGGATAAGCCGGACCTCCGCGTGGGCGTCGGCGGTTGCGGTGGCGGTGACCGTCGCGACAGACGCGGAGGCAGATCCGCGCACGGAGCGGTCGTCGGCGCTCTGCCGGACATCGACGGGCCAAGGCCCGCGCCCTCGATCGCCACGCCCCGAACGACCACGGAACGAAGGGGACCCATGACCTCAGCAAAGGTTGAACAACACCCACTCGACACCGGCACGGCCGCGCCCGAAGAGGGCTACCGGCGGGGGCTCGGCAGCCGGCAGATCCAGATGATGGCCCTCGGAGGCGCGATCGGCACGGGGCTCTTCTACGGCTCCGGCGAGGGCATCGCCGCTGTCGGGCCGAGCCTGGTGGCCTGTTACGCCGCGGCGGGCCTCGTCATCTTCCTCATCATGCGGGCGCTCGGCGAACTGCTCACCCATCGCCCCACCTCGGGCA includes:
- a CDS encoding dienelactone hydrolase family protein; protein product: MRFTSEQHLDDGVLEREFTLDEIPGVLWTPRSAPAPLILIGHNGGLHKRHPRLVARARHYAAEYGFAVAAIDAPGHGDRPRSAVDEQARADLRRAMEAGEPVDEIVDSFIVPLVERAVPEWRTTLDALLSLPEIGGRVGYEGMTAIGIRLASAEPRISAAVFFAGGFVPGALREEARQVTVPLQFLLQWDDEGVERQSALDLFDAFGTREKTLHANLGGHAGVPWFEVDDGARFLARHLK
- a CDS encoding Lrp/AsnC family transcriptional regulator, producing MDAIDEEIIRCVMRNARSTYAEIGDAAGLSAPAAKRRLDRLVAGGAIRGFTALIDTQALGWRTEAFVEVYCNGNPTPEELQRDLEGIPEVVEACTVSGAADALLHMLAKDIAHLEQAIQRVRGACVIDRTESVIVLSRLINRPRI
- a CDS encoding ArgE/DapE family deacylase produces the protein MTPAVSAEEAAALAAIDEEAVSRMLRELVAIPSVTGSAAESEMQHHLAGHLDRLGLDVDLWSMDLPALRAHPGFPGTEAPRDEAWGLVATTSDGGDGPTMILQGHVDVVPPGDLRQWEGDPFTPRVVGDVVHGRGACDMKAGLVAHLAALAAIRAGGVRLRGRVAAHCVVGEEDGGLGAFGTLRRGHTGDACIITEPTGGTLVTANAGALTFRIEVPGRATHASTRDAGVSAIDAYAPVHRALARLESRRNASADPLMAEYPVPYALCVGTLHAGSWASSVPDCLVAEGRLGVRLGEDPAEAIADFEDCVAEACADDPWLRAHPAVVTWPGGRFASGRLPAGHPLSELVRGAHADAVGGPSIRERGAPYGSDLRLYAAADIPTLQFGPGDVRLAHSPREQVSVSEVVAVARTLVLAVLRSVGTR